The genomic region GCCTTTAGATGACCTCCTTTTATCACAAGAGGTGGGAGTGTGTTTTCTGCTCTTCCCATGATGTTAGCTCCCATAAGCCTCAAAGGCTCAATAATTCGTCTCATCGGTCTTTGCCTAAGAGAGTCATCACCTGTAAGCACGCTTAAAAACGGCTGTCCTGCAAGTATTCCGCTAAGTAGTCTTATCGTTGTTCCAGAATTTCCACAGTCAATGACATTTTCAGGCTCTTTCAAGGAATGTAAACCCTTTGCATTAACCATGATCTCTTTTGCCTGTGTTATCTGAATTTCTGCTCCAAGCGATCTCATCGCAGTGAGACTGCTGAGAGGGTCTTTTGCCCATAAAAAGTTTTTTATCCTTGAATGACCCTCTGCCATACAGGCAAACATAACTGCTCTGTGAGATATGGATTTATCAGCAGGTGGAGTTATCTCGCCTTTAAGAGCTTTCGCTTTTCTAAGAAGTCTCTCCATAAGGTTTTATTATAGCATAAAAATTCTTTGTAAAATATTTTTCGCTCCTACGGATTGTTTAGTTGGAAAGCATTATTTCCCTGTAAAGAGCTTTATCAGGCAGAGCAATTTTTAATAGATTTCGCATCCGCTGTTTTTTCAGTAATAATTGCGTTGCCACAATTTACCATCAAATGGTTTCCATCCATTATTTTTTACATTACGTATGTATTCATTCGTTGTCATCGTTTTAAACCATTGTATGATTTTCTGTAGGGGCGAACCTGTGTGTTCGCCTATGTTATTGGGGCAGACACGCAGGTCTACCCGTACATTTATTATTATGAAATGGATGTGATTTGGCATTATAATGTGTTGGTCACATTGGATATCAGGAAATTTATTCATTAATTCAAAATACCATTTTTTCAATCATTTTCCCAGCATCGTTTAAAATCATTTCACCATCAACAACATCCCCAAATAAACATTGGCGGTTTTTTGTGTAAATCGTTACAAAATACGCGCCGGGTTGGGAATAAACGTATTCTTTTAAACGAATTGAACGGCGGTGGTGAATGTCGGGATTATATTTCATCCTTTCACAACCCATTTTATCAGGGCGGACACGCAGGTCCGCCACTACGTTTATGATAATTCTTCCTTTCACACACTCCTTGCTTTTTCTAACCTTGTTTTAACAAGTTCTGTCACTGCCCAGTAGACCTCTTTTCGCTCTTCATCTGTTAAGCCAAGGGCATCAAAAATTATATAATCAAGGGCTTTATGTATCATATTTTATTACCTTCAATTATTTTTATTTCTTCTTCCGTTAAAGCATAAAGTTTATAAACCAATTGGTCAATCTCTCTTTCAAGGGCTTTGACCTGAGTTTGTTTTTGCTGGTTCTCCATATAATCCTCGGATTGGGTGAGGGAGAGGATTTGGGAGACGAGGTTTTCTATCCCTTTGACTATGGGCTGGTTTTGGGGAGTGATTTTCTTCATTGGCAGTTTTCCAATATAATATTCATCAAAATGCATTGTCCTTATTGCTCTGTTATAGACAAACCAGTAGTAAAACCATTCAGCTAAGCGCGAATTCAAAATTCCCAGAATATACTCATATGAAAATCTATCGTCAGTTAAAAATGTATTCATTACTGTATCAAGCGTTAGGAAGCCTTCTTTGTCATAAGTCGCCATTATAATTATTCTGTCAAATGGATTCATAACATGAGCTACTATATTTTGAGAGATTATTTTTGGTCTCATCAGTTCCTGAATTTTTTTATTTATTAACTCGGTTTTATCCAATTTCACATAGTCAATTTTACCATATATTCTGTATTTACCGATGTTTTTACCCTTTAATATCTCAATTCCACCTTTTCCTACTACTCTTTTTTGAAATGGCAATCCTCTAAAGGTTTTTGAAATTGATGATAAAGGAAGAGAGTTCTCTCTCATTTTATAAAGAATATTTTTCTTTTGGTCATCCAAATAAACAGGGATAATATTAAGGTTATGGCAATCAGCAATTGATATCTTTCCGAGACGCAGAATATTTTTACTCCATCCTTCAAATGTAAAGAACTCATAATTCTTTTGTTGAGTATCACTTTTAAAAATAATAATCACCTGTTCTAATAATACATCCTCAAATGCCTTGCTGACATCTGCAATATCTATAAGAAGATTCTTATTTAAAACAAATTTTCTTGTATTTTCCCAACCCTCTACATAAGTAAGGCTTTTCGGAACTATGTAGGCTACTATTCCTTTAATATTAGTAATATGAGTGGCTCTTTCAATAAAAAATGATGCTGAGTTTTTTCTGGAATCAAAATATCGGTATTGATTTACAAGTTTATCTTTACTCCTTAAAACTCCACTATACGGCGGATTAGCAATTACAATATCAAAGCCACCTTTTTGATGAAATACCTCAGAAAAATAAACTTCAAAATCAAATTCTGTGTGTCCTTTTGTTATTTCTCTAATCAATTCATCAATCTGTCTTTTATATTCTTGTTTTTTCGATGGGTTTGTTTCGTTGAAATATAATGGCTTAAGTTTTTCTAATCTTCCAAATGCATCTGCATTGAATAAATCTTTTTCAACCCCCAAAAGTGAATCCCCACAAACAACCTTATAATCAAGGTTTGGAAGAGGTTTTATCTGATAAAAGTCCTCCTCATCTACAATCATTGAAAGCCAGAACCTTAATTTACAGATTTCAACTGCTCCGGGGTCTATATCAACGCCATAAAGGGAGTTTTCAATTGAGTGGCGTTTTAGTTGATAGGTGTTAATTTCCCTGTTTAGATAGATTGATAATAATTGTCTCAATTTCACAATCTCATGCATCATTCCTATTGGAAATGCTCCTGACCCAACAGCAGGGTCGCAAACTTTAATATCAGCAAGAAGTTTATCAATGAGTTCTGCGTTTTGAATGATACTTTCTGGCATTTTATGTTCGTACTTTGTTTCTTTCTGATATCCCATCTCAATTTTTTCTTTCTTTTCAATGGCGGTTCTTTCGTGCTCTAAAATTAAATCAGCATATTTAACAAACTCTTCTATGTCTTTCTTTGTACAGACAAGAATGTCTGTGCTACACAAGTAACTTATTAAACTCTCCTGACACATATAATGGACAATTTCTCTTGGTGTATAATAAACACCGTATTCTTTATTAAACTTTGTCTCTTCTCCCTTTTTACCCGACTTCAAAACCTTTACATACTCATCAAAATTATCAGGTCTGATGGCATTTAATTTCTCATAGATTTTTCCAAGAAGCTCTGGGTCAAGGGCAACCTCTTTTTCAAGTGGCTCTTCTTCATTAACTGTGAAGTTGTATCTATCAAAAACATCTAAAATTCCATCGCCAATATCGCCTTCTTTTGTTCTGTTGCTATTTGAAAAAAGTTCATTTGGTAAAAGCAAATCAACATTTTCCCAGTCAAAATCATTTATTGGGTCAAAAAGCCCACCATTTAAAAATGGAATCTTACAATTAAATCTGTTGTAATAATGGTCATATGCAGTTCTATCAGTTCTTAATGCCTCATAAAAGAGTGGTTCAAGTATATCGTTATAAAAGTTTTTGTAATCTCCGAATTCCCTATTAAATAATCTTCTTATGAAATCCTTTGGGCCTGTTCCCCAAAGTTTTCCTCTTTCAACTCCAAACCATCCTTTTTTCTGAAGAAAATATAAAAATACAATTTGACCGAGAAGTTTTTTTGCAAAGTCAACGGTATTGATGTTTTTATTTTGGAACTCCCGCTGAACAATTTGGCTATTTTTTACGATTTTATCGAGTTCTAATTTTGTTCTTATGAACAGGTCTCTATACTTTTCAAAAAATTCTTTTGTTACAACCTCTATATCAAAGGCTTTTTCTAAATCTTCAAGGGTTGGCTTTAGCTCATCATTTTCAAGTATTGGTAAAAATCTACTTTGGGCAGTATGGCTTTTTTCATTTTTGCCAACCAAAAATGACCATCTCTTTGCAGGTGTGAATTCTTCTTTGACTTTTACTTTGCCAACTGGTGTTTCCTCAAAGCGATAATCCATCTTAACGAGAGAAAAACGCCAATCCTCTTCATCTGGTGAGACAAAGGCAACAAGGGCTGCGTCTTTTTCAGTGGTTGTCCCGAGTCTTCCCCTTAAGTATTCAGCAACAAAATTTCTCTGAGCAGTTCTTGCTCTGTAAAGGGATGTTCCTCTTTTTAAATTCACAACCAATATATCAATCTTATTACCAATTTTGTCCTCATACCTACCAACTCTTTCCCAGGAACTTATAAAATTAAGGTATCTTTCAGTGACCCCCTGTATGCCAGACCTTGGTTCAAGGGCTTTTGTTCTGTTATAACTTTTCAGTAGATTGGTAACGAAATTAACAAAGTTAGATTTGTTAAAAGGATTTTCAAATGTTTCAACTATAATTTTTTTTGCCTGTTCTCTATTCATTTTCGTTTATTTCTTCAATCATCTTTTTGATAACTTCTTAAAATTCCGGTATTTTTTCTTTAATGACTTTCCACAAAACTCTCATATATAAACCACCTCTTGCAAGATAATCTTCCCTATATATGGTTTCAGTGCAGATTTCATAACAAGATCAACTTTAACTTTCAACTTCTTTGATAAAAAATCTTTAAGCTCAATGTAAGTCCAGAGGTCAGGAACTTCGTAAAAATCAACAAGAATATCAAGGTCGCTTCTCTTTCTCTGCTCCTCTTTTATATAAGAGCCAAAAATTCCTATCTCGCTAACCTTGTATTTTTCTTGAAGCAAAGGCTTTAATTCTCTTAATTTTTCTTTTATCTCTTCAATTTTTTTCATCTTCATCGCCCTCAAGATAAAGTGATAGAATGACCTCCCTTTTCCCTTCTGTTATAGCAGAGGTTTCCGCATAGTGGCTTTTAAGAAAAGCAGGTGGAATCTCTCGCTGGAGTGTTCCGATAACTTTTATTGGATTTTGAAGCTCGTTGCCAAGGGTATTCAGTGCTTTAAGAGTCTTCTGGACTGTCTTTTTAGGCAGTGAGCCTTCTTCAAGTCGGGTTATTACTTTTCTAAGATATTCTTCCTGCTCTTCTGTTAATTGACTGCTATTCTTTTGGGTCACCTTCAAGATTTTCAGGAGTTCATCATAACTACTTCTTCCACCTCGCCTTCGTGTTTCGATTATTCCCTCAATGGTTGAATTAAAAAAGGCAGTTTTATTTTTATCAAGCAGCTCGTAATATTCCTTTAAAGGCAGTTTTGCCCTTTTTGCATCAGTTGAGCTTTCAAGAATCTTTGCAGCACTTAAAAAGTCAAGTTCAACAGTTTTTCCCTTATTTGATAAAAAGAATTTCATAAGTTTCCCTTTTCTAAAAAATGTGAGCAATGCATCAGGAGAAACATAATCTTTCAAATCTTCAGAAAATATCTTTGCTGAGCGAGCCTTTTTGGGAAGTCTTTTTATTCTTTCAAAAAGCTCTGGATTATTATTACGAATATCTTCAATGATTTTTAAATACTTAAGCTCACTTTCTTCTTCCTCATCATCTCCTGTAATGGTCTTCTTTGAAAGGAGTTTATCAAATAATTCATGAGATGAAACAGGCTCTCCTTCTGTAAGAATTGCTGAATCGCCTCCAAGTAAGGTCAAAAAAGCCTCTATCTTTGAGCGGGCAATGTTTGTTAGTTCAATTTCAGAATCCGCCCTGCTTGTTGGAAAGAAGTTAAAGGTATATATTTTATCAAATTTTGTATCTACACGATTTACTCGCCCAATTCTTTGCATTAGCCGAGTTGGATTCCAGGGGATGTCATAGTTTATAACGATATTTGAACGATGAAGGTTAACACCCTCTGAAAGGACCTCGGTTGAGATAAGTATTCTGTAATCGTCTTTTTTGTTTCTTGCCCTTGCATCAAAATTCTCTATGACTTTATCTCTGATGCTTCCAGAAGACCCCCCATGAAAAAGTAGTGCAATTTCGCCAAACTCTTTATTTATGTTTTGGGTCAAATACTCTGCGGTCTCTTTTGATTCAGTGAAAATGATTATTTTGTCGCTTCCTTTCAAAACATGGTGAGATTTCAAATTTTTAAGAAGTGTTTCAAGCTTCGGGTCACGCTTAATTTCTTCCCACATGGATTTTATTTTTTTCAAAATTTCAAGATCATTCTTTAAGTCTTCTTCAAAATCAGGGTTGAAATCCTCGCTTTTATATCTCTCTGCTTTACCTTCTTCTATCAACCTCTGAATTTCTTCATCATCACCCTGTTCCAGTAGTTCAAAGATTTTATTTATATATTTCTTGCTAATATATACATTTCCCTTTTCATACTCTTGAATAAACATTTTGTAAGACCTGATAAATCTATCAATACTTTTCCTAAAGGCGTAAAAACTGCTTTCAAGGCGTTTTACAAGCAAAACTTTCATAAATCCACCCATATTTCGCTGGGATTGCCGTTCAAGTGGAGTGATGGGCTTATTTAAATAGAGTAACGGCATATAACGAGCATATTTAAAATCTTGAGTTATCATTTTCACAGTTTCCATGAAGATTTTATCTTCTTTATCGCTTAATTGATAATAAAATGGCTTGGGATCTTCAACTTCTGGGAATTTGACATTGTTTATCTTTAAATCCTCTGCAAAATATTTTTCAATCTCTTTTCTTGTCCTTCTAACCATCAGATGTTTTAAAACTTTATCACGGATTTCTTTTGCATTATTTTTTATTAATTCAAGGTACTCCTCGTAGTCTTCTTGACGGTCAATTCCTATTAATCTCCCTTCAAGTCCTACAAAGAATAGTTCAAGGTTTGGAATCCCTGGAATATTACTCTTTTTTGTATTCTGAAAAAGTTTAATCTGGGCAATAATGTCTCTTGGTGAATTATTATATGGCGTTGCAGATACCAAAATCACTCTTTTTCCTCTACAGATTTCAGCAATATCTTCATAACTTATCGTTGTTTCTGTCCTGAAGCGGTGCGCTTCATCTATGATTATGTTTTTTACGGGATGTTCTGTGTTTTCATATCTTTCCACAAATGCCTTCGCTTCATCAAGCTTCCCAATAGAGCAACATTTGGCGGGAATGTGAAAGTCGCGGATTACATTTGTCCATGAGCCTGGGTTGTTTTCATTAAGAAGTGCTGGCGGTGCAATAACAAGAGTCCTTCCATCAAGTTGTCCTGCAAGCATAGTGGCAACATAGGTTTTCCCAAGACCCACCACATCAGATATGAAAACCCCTCCATATTCTTCAAGGATCTTCTTTGCATTTAAGACAGCCTGCTCCTGATATTTTAATTTTTTGAAGTCCTCCGGTAGATATTTAGCAAAAATCTCATCAACTCTGCTGAGTTCATCCTTAAAATATTCATACAAAAATTTAAGATAGAGCTCATAGGGTGTAATGTTCTGATTGAGCCAGGTCTTCTCTTTTATCGTTTCAACATATTTTTCACTAACATCAACAGCATCTTTCCATAACTCCTCAAATTTTTCCTTTGCAAATTCATAATCTGCACGGCTCTTAAGCTCAACATTAAATTCAAGATTATCGTTAAGCCCAGATTGAGTAAAATTACTTGAACCTGTGATGACCCTTCCTACATCCCTGTCTCCTTCCTTAAAAGTCATAATGTATAGCTTTGCATGAAGGTTTTGAGAGGGATAAGCTCGTATCTCAAGTTTCCCGGAGTTTATCCATTCAATAAACTTCTGCACGCCTGATTCAACATTATCACTGTCTTCTGATTCAGCCATCTCATCTTCAATCAGTTTTTCTATTGTCTGCTTTGCCTCGTAATGGGATAGCCTCTCTTGTTCTGTCTTCTTTATCAGATCGTAGGATTCTTTTGACATGCCAATTCCCACAAGAATTCTCAGCTTTTCAGTATTTTCCAGTGCTTCATAAATTAAATGAAATCCGCTTACATAAAAGTAAGCTACAAGGCAATCAAAGAATTTGCAGTCTTTTATTAGCTGTTTAAAGCGATCTTTAAGTGTCTTACCATCTTCATTTAGTATAAATGTCAGGTCAAGATTCATTCCCCCATTATCAATCAAGCTCCTGCCTTAAGTTTTTTGCTTCCTCTATAAATTTTTTGACTCTTTCAAGCTCTTTTCTATAAAGCATCTGTTTGACCTCTTCAAGCTTTTTTGTAAAAATTTCAAGGCAGTGTAAGACATTTTTATCATTCATTGCGAAAATATCAGCCCAGAGTTCTGGAGAGCTTTTAGCAATTCTCGTTGTGTCTTTAAATCCAGAGCCAGCGTATTTTATAAGATTTTTATCCATCTCCGCCACAGTGTTTACAAGGCAGAAGGATACCAGGTGGGGAAGATGACTTACAAGAGCATAAATTCTGTCATGTTCTGAAGGAGTCATGAACTCAACCTGGGCTCCTGTTTTAGTCCATAGTTTCGCAATTCTTTCTAAGGCAGATTTGTCAGTTTTCTCTGTGGGAGTAATGACGACCTTTGAACCCTCAAAAAGATGAGCTTTTGCATGCTCAAATCCTGTTCTGTCTGAACCAGCAATAGGATGTGTTCCAACAAAGTAAACGCCTTGTGGCATTAATCTTTCAAGTTTATTAACCACTTCTTCCTTAACACTTCCCACATCAGTAATCACTGTTCCTCTTTTAAGATAAGAAACCATTTCTGAAGTAATTTTTTCAAATACTCCCAGAGGGGTTGCAAGAACAATGAGTTCTGCTTCGCAAGCCTCTTTAAGAGAATCTGTATAGGTATCTATTATGCCAAGCTTAAGAGCTTTTTTAAGCCTTTCCTCGTTTCTTCCATATCCAATAATTTTATCAGCTAAGCTTTTTTCTTTTAATGCTAAGGCTAATGAGCCTCCAATTAACCCAACTCCAATAATTGATACAGTTTTAAATCCATCCTCCATTACACTTCCCTGCCAATAGCCTCTGCCACAGCTTTGACTTTTTTCATCACTTCTTTAAACTGCTCTGGAGTTAAGGATTGTTCTCCATCAGATAGAGCTTCTTCAGGATTTGTATGAACCTCAATTAAGAGCATGTCAGCACCTGCAGCAACAGCTGCAACTGCCATTGGACCAACAAGCTCACGCTTTCCTACTCCATGACTTGGGTCCACTGCAACAGGTAAGTGGCTGACTGACTTAAGAAGTGGAACAGCGCTCAGGTCAAGGGTATTTCTCGTTGCTGTTTCAAAGGTTCTGATTCCTCTTTCACAGAGTATGACCTTTTCATTTCCTCTTGAAAGAATATACTCTGCTGCCATAAGAAGCTCTTTTATTGTGGCAGACATTCCTCTTTTAAGTAAAACAGGCTTGTCCACTGAACCAACTTCCATAAGAAGCTTAAAATTTTGCATGTTTCTTGTGCCAATTTGAAGAATATCAACATAATCAAGCATTACATCAATGTCTCTTGGATCCATGATTTCGCTAATAATTGGAAGTCCTGTTCTTTCCTTTGCCTCTTTGAGATATTTAAGTCCTTCAACACCAAGCCCCTGAAAGGAGTAAGGTGATGTGCGAGGCTTAAAGGCACCACCTCTTAAGAACGTTGCTCCAGAAGCCTTAACTTTTTCAGCAATATCAAGAAGTGTAACCCTGTTTTCCACAGCACACGGACCTGCTGCAATGTGAACTCTTTTGCCTCCTATCACGGTATTATCAACCTGAATTACTGTATCAGTCTTTTTGAAGTCTCTGCTTGCCAGTTTGTAGGGCTTGAGAATTCTTACAACATCCTCAACTCCTGGAATTGCTCTTATAGCATTTTCCTCATCTTCTGTTACCTTTGATGTGTCTCCAATAACTCCGATGATTGTTCTTTCTGCTCCTCTTGAGATGTGGGGCTTAAGTCCCTTTGCTTCAAGTTTTTTTACAATCTTTTCAATCTGCTCATCAGTTACATCAGGTCTTAATACAATAATATCCATGCTTTAACCTCCAAAAAATTTTTTTAAACTTTCTATAAAAGCTTTATTTTCTTCAGGTAAACCAATTGTGACTCTTATCTGTCTTGGTCCTACAGGTCTTATAATAACTCCCTGCCTGAGAAGTGAGTCAAAAACTTCCTTGGATGAAATACTCTCTGGCAGTATTATGTAAATAAAGTTTGTCTGTGTGGGAAGATATTGAATTTGTCTGATTTTATCAAGCTCAGAATAAAGATATTGTTTGCCCTTTTCGTTGATTTCAAGCACTTTTTTCAGATGCTCCTCATCTTTTAAAGCAGCCTCTGCAGCAATCTGAGCAATGGTGTTTGTGTTAAAGGGTTCTCTTATTCTGTTCATCTCTGTAATGATCTCTTTTTTCGCAACTCCATAACCTATTCTCAGGCTTGCTAATCCATAGGCTTTTGAAAAGGTTCTTAAAATCAGTATATCCCTGCCATCTTTGAAATATTTTAAGGTGTCAGGATAATCTGGTTCTGTCACATACTCATAATAAGCTTCATCTACCACAACGAGTATGTCTTCTCGGAGAGCTTTCATGAAGCTATCAAACTCATCTCTGTAGTTCATTGTGCCTGTTGGATTATTGGGATTGGCTATGAATACGATTTTTGTTCTGTCTGTTATCTCCTTGAGCATTCCTTCAAGATCATGTCTCCACTCTTTAAGTGTTACTTCCTTTGCCACTCCACCTTGTGCTGTCACGCTCATTGCATAGACAACGAAAGAAGGAGTAGCCATAACTGCTTCATCGCCTGGACCAATGTAAGTTTTTACTGCAATATCAATAAGCTCATTTGAGCCATTGCCCAGAATGATTTCATCATGTGTAAGATTTACTCCTCTTGTTGCAAATAATTCACATAAAGCATTTTTAAGATAAAATCCACTTCCTTCAGGATACCTCGCAAGTTCTGCAGGATTTGATAAAAAATCCATGATGCTCTCTACAACCTTTGGTGAAGGTCCAAGAGGATTTTCATTGGAAGCAAGCTTAATGCATTGCTTTATACCAAGCTCTCTTTCAACCTCTTTAATTGGTTTACCCGGAATGTAGGGCTGAATTTTTTGCACATATGGTAATGGTTTAATCATAAAGCCTCCCTTTATTCAAACATTGGATATGAGCCAAGATGGACAAGCTCTATGCAGTAATCTTTTACTTTTTCAAGGGTTTTTTTCACTTCTTCATCTTCTATATGTCCTATGAAGTCAACAAAAAATATATATTCCCACTTACGCATCTTTGCCGGTCTTGATTCTATTTTGGTAAGATTTATGCTGGCATCCTTGAATGGTTTCAAAGCATTATAAAGAGCACCGGGCTTGTCCTGAAGGGAGAACATTATAGAAGTCTTATCAGAACCTGTTTTACCTGGGAAGCTTTTCCCGATTATAAAGAATCTTGTGTAGTTGTTTTTGAAGTCTTCAATGTGTTTTGCAACAAATTTAAGTCCGTAGATCTGCGCTGCAAATTCGCTTGCAATGGCTGCAATTTCCTCATCAACGCAGGCTTGTCTTGCTGCCTCAGCAGTTGATGCCACATCATACACAGGAATACCGAGCATGTTTTTGCTAAGCCATTCTCTGCATTGAGCTCTTGCATGTGGATGGGAGTAGATTTTCTTTATTTTTTCCTTTTGACCTGTAAGAGAGAGAAGGTGAAGGGTTATAGGAATTATTATCTCTCCAGAGATTTTTACTGCATACTGCATGAACATATCTAAAGTATATGTAACAGTTCCTTCATTGGAGTTTTCTATTGGAACAACGCCAAATCTTGACAGTCCCTTTTCAACGGACTCAAAAATGGATTTAATGCTATCCTGAGGTTCAAACTGAGCAAAGCTTCCAAA from Thermodesulfovibrio sp. 3907-1M harbors:
- a CDS encoding transposase produces the protein MNKFPDIQCDQHIIMPNHIHFIIINVRVDLRVCPNNIGEHTGSPLQKIIQWFKTMTTNEYIRNVKNNGWKPFDGKLWQRNYY
- a CDS encoding prephenate dehydrogenase, translating into MEDGFKTVSIIGVGLIGGSLALALKEKSLADKIIGYGRNEERLKKALKLGIIDTYTDSLKEACEAELIVLATPLGVFEKITSEMVSYLKRGTVITDVGSVKEEVVNKLERLMPQGVYFVGTHPIAGSDRTGFEHAKAHLFEGSKVVITPTEKTDKSALERIAKLWTKTGAQVEFMTPSEHDRIYALVSHLPHLVSFCLVNTVAEMDKNLIKYAGSGFKDTTRIAKSSPELWADIFAMNDKNVLHCLEIFTKKLEEVKQMLYRKELERVKKFIEEAKNLRQELD
- a CDS encoding helicase-related protein, whose translation is MNLDLTFILNEDGKTLKDRFKQLIKDCKFFDCLVAYFYVSGFHLIYEALENTEKLRILVGIGMSKESYDLIKKTEQERLSHYEAKQTIEKLIEDEMAESEDSDNVESGVQKFIEWINSGKLEIRAYPSQNLHAKLYIMTFKEGDRDVGRVITGSSNFTQSGLNDNLEFNVELKSRADYEFAKEKFEELWKDAVDVSEKYVETIKEKTWLNQNITPYELYLKFLYEYFKDELSRVDEIFAKYLPEDFKKLKYQEQAVLNAKKILEEYGGVFISDVVGLGKTYVATMLAGQLDGRTLVIAPPALLNENNPGSWTNVIRDFHIPAKCCSIGKLDEAKAFVERYENTEHPVKNIIIDEAHRFRTETTISYEDIAEICRGKRVILVSATPYNNSPRDIIAQIKLFQNTKKSNIPGIPNLELFFVGLEGRLIGIDRQEDYEEYLELIKNNAKEIRDKVLKHLMVRRTRKEIEKYFAEDLKINNVKFPEVEDPKPFYYQLSDKEDKIFMETVKMITQDFKYARYMPLLYLNKPITPLERQSQRNMGGFMKVLLVKRLESSFYAFRKSIDRFIRSYKMFIQEYEKGNVYISKKYINKIFELLEQGDDEEIQRLIEEGKAERYKSEDFNPDFEEDLKNDLEILKKIKSMWEEIKRDPKLETLLKNLKSHHVLKGSDKIIIFTESKETAEYLTQNINKEFGEIALLFHGGSSGSIRDKVIENFDARARNKKDDYRILISTEVLSEGVNLHRSNIVINYDIPWNPTRLMQRIGRVNRVDTKFDKIYTFNFFPTSRADSEIELTNIARSKIEAFLTLLGGDSAILTEGEPVSSHELFDKLLSKKTITGDDEEEESELKYLKIIEDIRNNNPELFERIKRLPKKARSAKIFSEDLKDYVSPDALLTFFRKGKLMKFFLSNKGKTVELDFLSAAKILESSTDAKRAKLPLKEYYELLDKNKTAFFNSTIEGIIETRRRGGRSSYDELLKILKVTQKNSSQLTEEQEEYLRKVITRLEEGSLPKKTVQKTLKALNTLGNELQNPIKVIGTLQREIPPAFLKSHYAETSAITEGKREVILSLYLEGDEDEKN
- a CDS encoding TaqI-like C-terminal specificity domain-containing protein, giving the protein MNREQAKKIIVETFENPFNKSNFVNFVTNLLKSYNRTKALEPRSGIQGVTERYLNFISSWERVGRYEDKIGNKIDILVVNLKRGTSLYRARTAQRNFVAEYLRGRLGTTTEKDAALVAFVSPDEEDWRFSLVKMDYRFEETPVGKVKVKEEFTPAKRWSFLVGKNEKSHTAQSRFLPILENDELKPTLEDLEKAFDIEVVTKEFFEKYRDLFIRTKLELDKIVKNSQIVQREFQNKNINTVDFAKKLLGQIVFLYFLQKKGWFGVERGKLWGTGPKDFIRRLFNREFGDYKNFYNDILEPLFYEALRTDRTAYDHYYNRFNCKIPFLNGGLFDPINDFDWENVDLLLPNELFSNSNRTKEGDIGDGILDVFDRYNFTVNEEEPLEKEVALDPELLGKIYEKLNAIRPDNFDEYVKVLKSGKKGEETKFNKEYGVYYTPREIVHYMCQESLISYLCSTDILVCTKKDIEEFVKYADLILEHERTAIEKKEKIEMGYQKETKYEHKMPESIIQNAELIDKLLADIKVCDPAVGSGAFPIGMMHEIVKLRQLLSIYLNREINTYQLKRHSIENSLYGVDIDPGAVEICKLRFWLSMIVDEEDFYQIKPLPNLDYKVVCGDSLLGVEKDLFNADAFGRLEKLKPLYFNETNPSKKQEYKRQIDELIREITKGHTEFDFEVYFSEVFHQKGGFDIVIANPPYSGVLRSKDKLVNQYRYFDSRKNSASFFIERATHITNIKGIVAYIVPKSLTYVEGWENTRKFVLNKNLLIDIADVSKAFEDVLLEQVIIIFKSDTQQKNYEFFTFEGWSKNILRLGKISIADCHNLNIIPVYLDDQKKNILYKMRENSLPLSSISKTFRGLPFQKRVVGKGGIEILKGKNIGKYRIYGKIDYVKLDKTELINKKIQELMRPKIISQNIVAHVMNPFDRIIIMATYDKEGFLTLDTVMNTFLTDDRFSYEYILGILNSRLAEWFYYWFVYNRAIRTMHFDEYYIGKLPMKKITPQNQPIVKGIENLVSQILSLTQSEDYMENQQKQTQVKALEREIDQLVYKLYALTEEEIKIIEGNKI
- a CDS encoding nucleotidyltransferase family protein: MKKIEEIKEKLRELKPLLQEKYKVSEIGIFGSYIKEEQRKRSDLDILVDFYEVPDLWTYIELKDFLSKKLKVKVDLVMKSALKPYIGKIILQEVVYI
- the aroF gene encoding 3-deoxy-7-phosphoheptulonate synthase; amino-acid sequence: MDIIVLRPDVTDEQIEKIVKKLEAKGLKPHISRGAERTIIGVIGDTSKVTEDEENAIRAIPGVEDVVRILKPYKLASRDFKKTDTVIQVDNTVIGGKRVHIAAGPCAVENRVTLLDIAEKVKASGATFLRGGAFKPRTSPYSFQGLGVEGLKYLKEAKERTGLPIISEIMDPRDIDVMLDYVDILQIGTRNMQNFKLLMEVGSVDKPVLLKRGMSATIKELLMAAEYILSRGNEKVILCERGIRTFETATRNTLDLSAVPLLKSVSHLPVAVDPSHGVGKRELVGPMAVAAVAAGADMLLIEVHTNPEEALSDGEQSLTPEQFKEVMKKVKAVAEAIGREV
- the hisC gene encoding histidinol-phosphate transaminase, which encodes MIKPLPYVQKIQPYIPGKPIKEVERELGIKQCIKLASNENPLGPSPKVVESIMDFLSNPAELARYPEGSGFYLKNALCELFATRGVNLTHDEIILGNGSNELIDIAVKTYIGPGDEAVMATPSFVVYAMSVTAQGGVAKEVTLKEWRHDLEGMLKEITDRTKIVFIANPNNPTGTMNYRDEFDSFMKALREDILVVVDEAYYEYVTEPDYPDTLKYFKDGRDILILRTFSKAYGLASLRIGYGVAKKEIITEMNRIREPFNTNTIAQIAAEAALKDEEHLKKVLEINEKGKQYLYSELDKIRQIQYLPTQTNFIYIILPESISSKEVFDSLLRQGVIIRPVGPRQIRVTIGLPEENKAFIESLKKFFGG
- the pheA gene encoding prephenate dehydratase, which translates into the protein MENERLKNLRDRIDKIDREILKLLNERAKIAIEIATIKRAKGLSFYDPVREKNIIDKVLKINEGPFSDDVIKTLFREIVSATLALQESQKVAYLGPEGTFTHLAAIKYFGSFAQFEPQDSIKSIFESVEKGLSRFGVVPIENSNEGTVTYTLDMFMQYAVKISGEIIIPITLHLLSLTGQKEKIKKIYSHPHARAQCREWLSKNMLGIPVYDVASTAEAARQACVDEEIAAIASEFAAQIYGLKFVAKHIEDFKNNYTRFFIIGKSFPGKTGSDKTSIMFSLQDKPGALYNALKPFKDASINLTKIESRPAKMRKWEYIFFVDFIGHIEDEEVKKTLEKVKDYCIELVHLGSYPMFE